GGTGACAACGGTCCATGACTTGGGACTCTTTTCCAGCGCTAGCATGTTCTTTATCTTGGCGTCAGCGTTCTGCGGTGCGCGGGAGAAGACGACCTCGACGCCACCCGGCGGCTGGGTCTGCGGTCCGCCGGCGCCGCGGCCGTCGAATACGACCGTGACCCGTACGTTCCGCCTTGAGCGATAGACGGCGAGCTTCGACACGAGCCCATCCCGCGCCCGCTCCAGGTCGCTGTCGACCAGTCGGGCGAGCTCGGGCATGGCGTGAATCAGATTATACCCATCGATGACGATTCGCGGCTGAGCCATTACTCGGGATCCTGGTCTAGGACCATGGGGCAGGAAGCGTAAGGTCAGGCGACTCGTCGCCTGACCCTACGCTGTTTCGATTGTCCCCGGCTATCGTACCGACCGCTCCAGCTTGAGTGACTTGAGGAATCTGTCGACATAGGCG
The genomic region above belongs to bacterium and contains:
- a CDS encoding NYN domain-containing protein, giving the protein MAQPRIVIDGYNLIHAMPELARLVDSDLERARDGLVSKLAVYRSRRNVRVTVVFDGRGAGGPQTQPPGGVEVVFSRAPQNADAKIKNMLALEKSPKSWTVVTSDNSIIIFARDYRAKTIPSAEFAAQLGPIRRSPSAGRSQPRIDQEAPLSPTEVLEWEEFFRKGRLDKGSKP